The following are from one region of the Streptomyces decoyicus genome:
- a CDS encoding cytochrome P450 family protein, with the protein MTLQEPRPDIEPKPRPEPLPDPVPLTGCPYKANPYPLYEQMREAGPVHRVLFPSGVQAWLVTGYEAAHSALNDDRLGKNHERGNDRWRSRASIMPEPQHSQLQVHLLHQDAPKHTRMRRFVTDAFTPRRIEQLRPRFQQLADALVDALPETGPADLVAAFAARFPFQVLAEVIGLPQELADRFDRDWGKVVQPVGPTDPGRPRYEARLHGLQSYIAEVVDHKREHWEDDLLSRLVVARDRRELSPEELDSMIFQLLVAGQEPVTNQITTALIALFRHPDQLTRLRDHPDLLPRAVEELLRYDSAFELTTWRFFDQDNDLHGTEVPAGDSVIVSLCAANRDPRRFPDPDTLDLDRTPNPHLAFGHGVHFCPGAALARTELQIALGTLLTRLPGLQLALRDEDIEWIPAVLGRGTNHLPVDYDRRL; encoded by the coding sequence ATGACCCTCCAGGAACCCCGGCCGGACATCGAGCCGAAGCCCCGGCCCGAGCCCCTGCCCGATCCGGTCCCGCTGACGGGCTGCCCCTACAAGGCCAACCCGTACCCCCTGTACGAGCAGATGCGCGAGGCCGGGCCGGTCCACCGGGTCCTCTTCCCCAGCGGGGTACAAGCCTGGCTCGTCACCGGCTACGAAGCCGCACATTCCGCGTTGAACGACGACCGCCTGGGCAAGAACCACGAACGTGGCAATGACCGCTGGCGCTCCCGTGCCTCGATCATGCCCGAACCCCAGCACTCCCAGCTCCAGGTCCACCTCCTTCACCAGGACGCGCCGAAGCACACTCGCATGCGGCGCTTCGTCACCGACGCCTTCACCCCACGCCGCATCGAGCAGCTCCGCCCCCGCTTCCAGCAACTGGCGGACGCTCTCGTCGATGCACTGCCCGAGACCGGCCCCGCCGATCTGGTCGCGGCCTTCGCCGCCCGCTTCCCCTTCCAGGTCCTCGCCGAAGTGATCGGTCTCCCGCAGGAGCTGGCCGACCGCTTCGACCGCGACTGGGGCAAGGTCGTCCAGCCGGTCGGCCCCACCGACCCCGGACGACCGCGGTACGAAGCCCGCCTCCACGGCCTGCAGAGTTACATCGCCGAGGTAGTCGACCACAAGCGCGAGCACTGGGAGGACGACCTGCTCAGCCGCCTCGTTGTGGCCCGCGATCGCCGCGAACTGTCCCCGGAAGAGCTGGACTCCATGATCTTCCAGCTCCTCGTCGCCGGCCAGGAACCGGTCACCAACCAGATCACCACCGCCCTGATCGCCCTCTTCCGCCACCCTGACCAGCTCACCCGCCTACGTGACCACCCGGACCTCCTGCCCCGTGCGGTCGAGGAACTCCTCCGCTACGACAGCGCCTTCGAACTGACCACCTGGCGCTTCTTCGACCAGGACAACGACCTGCACGGCACCGAAGTCCCGGCCGGCGATTCGGTGATCGTCTCCCTCTGCGCGGCCAACCGCGACCCCCGTCGCTTCCCCGACCCCGACACCCTCGACCTCGACCGCACCCCCAACCCCCACCTCGCCTTCGGCCACGGTGTCCACTTCTGTCCCGGCGCCGCTCTCGCCCGCACCGAACTCCAGATCGCCCTCGGCACCCTGCTCACCCGGCTGCCCGGCCTCCAGCTGGCCCTCAGGGACGAGGACATCGAGTGGATCCCAGCCGTCCTCGGCCGCGGTACCAACCACCTGCCCGTCGACTACGACCGCCGCCTCTGA